The sequence CAGCCATTACACCCAGTGCGATCGCTGCATCTTCAACAGAAAGAGCCATAGGACCAGCATAATCTACCGTCAGCGCCAGTGGTACTATACCATCAGCACTCACCAATCCCCGCGTCGGCTTAATTCCCACCAAACCAGTCACAGCAGAAGGTCCCCGAACCGAACCCGCCGTATCCGTACCAGTACCTAAAGTCGCAAAATTAGCGGCAATTGCAGCACCAGTACCGCTACTCGAACCGCTAGCATCGCGATTGAGATTATAAGGATTGAGCGTTAAACCACCTTTGGAACTGTAACCAAGCCTTCCAGAAGAAAGAGCAAATTCGCTCATATTGGTTTTACCCAAAATAATTGCTCCAGCATCGCGAAATTCCGATGTAGTAAAAGCATCATCTGGAGGAATAGAACCTGCTAAAACATCAGAACCCGCAGTAGTAGGTAAATCAGAGGTGTCATAATTATCCTTTAAAAGTACCGGAATTCCATATAAAGCTCCATCCGCACCTTGATTTCGCAACTTTGCATCTAACTCCCTAGCCTTATCCAAAGCATCGGGGTTCACCGAAATAACCGCAGAAATAGCAGGACCTTGGTCATCGTAAGCTGTTATTCTATTCAGATAAAGTTGAGTTAATTCCTCAACACTCAAAACTCCAAAACTGTAAGCTTTTTGAATATCGCTAACTGTCGCTTCTTGTAAATTGAAAGTAGATGGTGCTGAAAGATTGAAGGTAGATGGCATATTTTTTACCTGTAACTTTGAGAAACGATATTTCTGAAATAACTTTAGTCAGTAATTCCTAAAAATTACACCCAGCAAAATTAAGTCAGTTTTGCAACTGAACTTTAGCCCATAAAATGCATTAAATTAGGGATAACTTATTTGATTCAAAAGACTATCTAGCGAGGAGTTTACACAAAATTACTCCCGGCAATCGCTCTATGCACCCTAGAACTAATTTACACTGAAAACGGTAATTATGCTCAGTAATATTTACTACTTTATTTTATTTATCTGTAACTAAATTTATGTCAAATATAAGAAAATTTTTATATAGGTAAATCACTAATTGCATATTGACAAAAATACCAAAGTGAGTATTTAGGCTTAGCAATAATGCTGCAAATATAAATTGCTATAATCCCAGTAATCTTAATTAAATTGGTTCGTAGTTGCGCTTTAGCGCCTCTTTTACATAGCAGCTAACTAATAGTGATTAATTTAAACCCTTATCTACAATCAATCGGCAATACTTACGGCGAATGGTGGAAGTGTTACACCATAACAGATGTTGTAGGAAATCTTCGGCACGAAAAACAAAAGCGATTGCCGTTGTTTGATTTTGGGTTGATGGTAGAGAAGGTTAAGCAGGAGCAAGAAGAAAAAACCGAAAGATTAACAGTTTTACAAGGTTTAATTAAATATGCGAACGACCATGTATTATTAATAGGTCGTCCTGGTAGTGGTAAATCTACAGCGTTTTTACGGTTGCTGTTGGAATCAGCGCAACATCACCTGGAAATGAATTTCCAGGCTAACAGCGAAAGTTGTCTAAAGACGACTGAATCTTCTACTAACAGTCAGTTTCAACTGACTTCGGCTATGAGCCAGGGAATTGATTCCCTGGCGGATTCGCGAGAAAATGCAAAAATCCCCATCCTCATCGAACTTCGTTTTTACAAAACTTCAATAATCGACTTAATTCGTAACTTCCTCAAACGTCACCAACTACTGTTAGAAAACCCTGAAATTGAAAAATTACTGTTTGCAGGAAAATTCCTTTTATTATTTGATGGAGTTAACGAATTACCATCAGAAGCAGCGCGGCAAAACTTACAACAATTTCGCCAAGATTACCAGCAAACCACACCAATGATTTTCACCACGCGAGATTTAGGTGTTGGTGGTGATTTAAAAATAGAGAAAAAGCTGCAAATGCAACCTTTGACAGAAACCCAGATGCGGGATTTTGTTTGTGGGTATCTTCCAGAGCAAGGGGAAGAATTGCTCAAACAGTTGTCAGGGCGTTTGCGGGAGTTGGGAGAAACACCTTTATTATTAATGATGCTTTGTTCGGTATTTGTTGATAACCAAAATAAAGTACCATCAAATTTGGGTTCGGTATTTCGTCGCTTTACCAAAATTTACGATAATAAATTCAAACAAGATATTCCCGTAACGGATGAATCTCGACGCTGGTGGCAGCGGTTATTGCAGCATTTAGCTTGGGTGATGACGCATGGGGAATCAAAAACCGAAATTCTCGTTGCTATTCCGATACAGGAAGCTAGGGATATCTTGACTGAGTTTCTCAAAGAGCAGGATTATCATCAACCGAGGAATGCAGAAAAATGGTTAGATGATTTACTCAAACATCATTTGATTCAACTTGGTGCAGATAATCAAATTCAATTTCGTCATCAACTGCTGCAAGAATATTACGCTGCTGAAAGATTATTGGAAGAAATTCCGAAGTTGAGCGATGATGACTTGCAGTGGGAATATTTGAATTATTTGAAATGGACTGAGCCTGTAGCGCTGATGATGCAGTTGGTAGATAAGCAATCTCAAGCTGTGGGTTTGGTGAAGTTGGCTTTGGAGCTTGATTGGCAGTTGGGTGCAAGGTTGGCGGGGGAAGTTAGGGAAGAGTGGCAGGGGGAGACTGTTGGTTTAATTACTAATTTAGAGTTGCCACTTTTATTAAAAATTAGACTTTTAGAAATTAGCAAATCTGATATAGCAATATCTTCATTAATAGATATGCTACAAAACGAAGATGAGGAATTCTTTGAAGATGTAATTTTAGCTTTAATTGGAATTGGCTCAAATGCTGCAATAAATGCATTAATTGAATTTCTGGAATATGAATACGAATTTGAAGATTTATTCATTTGCGGTTATGGTCTCATTTCCTTAGAAGAAATTGATTCCTGGGATGAAATATTAGACATATTTAGAGCATCAAAATATGATATTGCCCGTGTCAATTATATTTGTAATGAAAATTCGGTAAATAAAAAGAAAAAGATTGTCAATAAAATAACTGAATCAATTGACAGTAATTTTTTACAAGAGGGAAATCAGATTGATAGTTCATTTGCAGATAAACACAAAAAAAACAATTATGAAGTCTTAATACATCAAATAATCAGTAACTTAAAACATAATGATGCTGATATTCGTAAAAAGGCTTTTTTCAGTTTAAAAAATATTTGTTCGAGAGAAGCAATAAACCCACTAACTAAAGCTCTATACAATGAAGATAATAGTTTAATTTTTCATTTGCTTTCTATATGCTTAAGGAATATAACCTCTGAAAAAGATATACCTTTATTAATTCAACTGCTTGAGCATAAACATTTTTTAGTTCGTCTAAATGCTGTATGCGCTTTAGGAAGAATAGGTAGTGATGCTACCATACCTGGTTTAATAATAGCCTTAGAAGATAAATATGAAGGTGTCCGTTCTGATGCAGCTTTAGCTATTGGAGATATTTGCTCTGATGCTGCTATTCCAGGATTAATAAAAGTTATGAAAAAAAAATATACACCCAATCTTATCGGAACTCTTGAAACAATCCAACAACACCTAAAATACTACAAACCCATCCCCAAAACCATGTCCAAATCCACTTCCCACAACTACGCATTACTCATCGGTGTAGGTGAATGCGAAGAAACCAAATTATCCCTACCAGTAACAGTTAAAGATATTCAAGCACTCAAATCTCTCCTCACCGACTCCAACTTATGCGGTTACATCGACAGTAACATTCGTCTTCTCTACAACGAAACCGCTACCAAAGAACAAATCCTAGAAAATTTAACCTGGTTAAAACAACAAGCCGAAAATGATTCAGAAGCAACTATACTAATTTACTATTCCGGTCATGGTTTATTAGATAATTCTGGAGATTACTATCTCATCCCCCACGAAACCGATCGCGCAGACATTCCGGATACCGCACTTTCAGCAGAAACCATCAATCAAGCATTACAAGGGATTCCAGCGCAAAAATTATTAGTAATTATAGATAGCTGTCACGCTCAAGGAATGGCAACTTCAAAAGATGCTAAATCCCCAATTCCCAAAGGTTTTACCCAAGCTGCTTTACCCAAAACCATTATTGACGATTTAAAAGGTGCGGGAAGAGTTGTATTTACTTCCTCCACCGGAACACAACTATCTTGGATTCGCAGCGATCGCACAATGAGCATCTACACGTATCATTTCCTCGAAGCTTTACAAGGTGCGGGGAATCAACCGGGAGATAAAGTAGTTAAGGTTTCCAATTTGATGAATTATCTGAGCGAAACTGTTCCGATAACGGTACAGCAGGAATACAACAAAAAACAAACGCCCTTCTTTGATTTTGCTACAGAAGATTTTCTCGTTGCTTTGTTACGTGGTGGCAAAGGTTTACCCGCAGAAGGATATGAAAGCATGAAAGCAGAAGCAGAAGAGAAGATTCGCAGTATCAGCAATCAAGTTAAAGATAGTGTGGTGAATATGGGAGATGGAAATATTGGTTTAAATATTGGTACAGCAGGGAATATAACTATTGGTGATATATCTTCAAAATAAAAAATGATTATTTTTAAGATTATTTAAAATTACCTTATAATATATGTACATAAAGCTGTACATAAACGATGTTTTCTTACGAAATCACATCTCCAACGGATGCCAGAAACAACTTCTTTAAGCTATTAGACTTAGTTGTACAAAATAATCAGGTATATATCATCAATCGTCGTGATGGTGAGAATGTTGCTTTGATTACAGAATCGGATTTGAGAAGTTTGGTTGAGACGGTTTATCTATTGAAAACTCCTGCAAATGCAAATCGCTTACTCGATGCAATTGAGGAATCTAAGAGCGGAAAAATCAAATCTCAAACAATTGAAGAGCTTCAGCAGGAGTTAGGGATTGAGCAAGAAGAAAAAGAAGAATAAGGCTGAAACTGATGAAATAAAATCAGTTGTTGTTAATCGAAGTCCTGGTTTTAGTTCTAAGTTTAAGGAAGATTTAGCTTGGTGGTTCAAGCACAATTTTAAAGTTGCATCGAAAATTTTAGATTTAATTACTGCTGTGATGGAAAATCCATTCGAGGGAATTGGTAAACCAGAACCTTTGAAATATATGGATGCCGATATTTGGTCTAGACGTATTGATTTAGAGCATCGGCTTGTTTATCGTGTTGAAAATACTAAAATTGATTTTCTTACTTGTCGGTATCATTATGAGTAATAATTTTAACTGAATCCGGGTATGAATAAAGAATGTAGAGACGCTAGATAATTAATGTCTCTACAAGCTTTCCGCGAAATCCAAATTAACTAACAGTTTCCAAACTGCGAGACTTAGCCATTCGCTTACCTTTAACAACCATTTGAATCGGACGATTGGGGCCAGTTACAATACCCCGACGCTTTGGTTTTACTTCACCTTCGGTAATTAAATCCAAATCCAAATCGGAAAGAATTCTTGCTAATATTAACTTCATTTCAAATTGAGCTAACGCCATACCAATACAGCGTCTTGCACCGCCACCATAAGGGATGAATTCATAAGGCGAATACTGTCTTTCTAAAAAGCGCTCTGGTTTAAATTTCTTTGGTTCGGGATATAATTTTTCGTCATTATGTATCGAATAAATTGAACCCATTACTGCCGTACCTGGCTCAAGTTCGTGCCCGCACAAGGAAACCGGACTTTCTACATCTCTACGGAATGTTAGTAAAGCCACTGGATAAATCCGTAAAGTTTCGCAGTAAACCGCATTTAAATATGGCAATTTCAAAATAGCATTACTATCGGGATTTTCCCCCAAACTATCAAGCTCTGCCAATAGCTTTTGTTTAACTTCAGGTATTTTGTGAATCCAGTACAATGCCCAAGTTAATGCTGTAGCAGTAGTTTCATGCCCTGCAAATAACAGCGTCATCAACTCATCGCGTAATTCTTCATCAGTCATAGCTTCACCTTGTTCGTCTTTGGAAGCCATTAACATAGTCATGATATCAGTACGGGAATCATCGGGATTTTCTCGACGCTCGTCGATTTCTTGATACAGAAGTTTATCTGCTAGATCTCGGTGATATACAAAACTTCCCCAAGGAGTTAGCGAACCTAAATTACGCTGTAATTTAGGGAAAAATAGCGCCATTGTACCAAAAGGAGAACCCCCAGCTTCCAAAAACTCTTTGATATGGTTCTCTATATCTTCGGCACGTTTACCTTTATAAAGTCCGAATACTGCCTGCATAATTACTCTCAAAGTAACTTTCTGCATTGCTTCGCGGACATTAAAAGGCTTAGCAACTTCCCAATCGCTAATAATTTCTTGAGTAACGTTATTAATTGTCTCACCATAAGTCCGCATTCTATCGCCGTGAAAAGGCGGCATTAATAACTGACGTTGACGACGATGCTTTTCACCACTAATAGTAATTACAGAATTACTCCCCACCAAAGGTTCAATAATTT comes from Rivularia sp. PCC 7116 and encodes:
- a CDS encoding caspase family protein; translated protein: MINLNPYLQSIGNTYGEWWKCYTITDVVGNLRHEKQKRLPLFDFGLMVEKVKQEQEEKTERLTVLQGLIKYANDHVLLIGRPGSGKSTAFLRLLLESAQHHLEMNFQANSESCLKTTESSTNSQFQLTSAMSQGIDSLADSRENAKIPILIELRFYKTSIIDLIRNFLKRHQLLLENPEIEKLLFAGKFLLLFDGVNELPSEAARQNLQQFRQDYQQTTPMIFTTRDLGVGGDLKIEKKLQMQPLTETQMRDFVCGYLPEQGEELLKQLSGRLRELGETPLLLMMLCSVFVDNQNKVPSNLGSVFRRFTKIYDNKFKQDIPVTDESRRWWQRLLQHLAWVMTHGESKTEILVAIPIQEARDILTEFLKEQDYHQPRNAEKWLDDLLKHHLIQLGADNQIQFRHQLLQEYYAAERLLEEIPKLSDDDLQWEYLNYLKWTEPVALMMQLVDKQSQAVGLVKLALELDWQLGARLAGEVREEWQGETVGLITNLELPLLLKIRLLEISKSDIAISSLIDMLQNEDEEFFEDVILALIGIGSNAAINALIEFLEYEYEFEDLFICGYGLISLEEIDSWDEILDIFRASKYDIARVNYICNENSVNKKKKIVNKITESIDSNFLQEGNQIDSSFADKHKKNNYEVLIHQIISNLKHNDADIRKKAFFSLKNICSREAINPLTKALYNEDNSLIFHLLSICLRNITSEKDIPLLIQLLEHKHFLVRLNAVCALGRIGSDATIPGLIIALEDKYEGVRSDAALAIGDICSDAAIPGLIKVMKKKYTPNLIGTLETIQQHLKYYKPIPKTMSKSTSHNYALLIGVGECEETKLSLPVTVKDIQALKSLLTDSNLCGYIDSNIRLLYNETATKEQILENLTWLKQQAENDSEATILIYYSGHGLLDNSGDYYLIPHETDRADIPDTALSAETINQALQGIPAQKLLVIIDSCHAQGMATSKDAKSPIPKGFTQAALPKTIIDDLKGAGRVVFTSSTGTQLSWIRSDRTMSIYTYHFLEALQGAGNQPGDKVVKVSNLMNYLSETVPITVQQEYNKKQTPFFDFATEDFLVALLRGGKGLPAEGYESMKAEAEEKIRSISNQVKDSVVNMGDGNIGLNIGTAGNITIGDISSK
- a CDS encoding type II toxin-antitoxin system Phd/YefM family antitoxin, whose amino-acid sequence is MFSYEITSPTDARNNFFKLLDLVVQNNQVYIINRRDGENVALITESDLRSLVETVYLLKTPANANRLLDAIEESKSGKIKSQTIEELQQELGIEQEEKEE
- a CDS encoding Txe/YoeB family addiction module toxin, which produces MSKKKKKNKAETDEIKSVVVNRSPGFSSKFKEDLAWWFKHNFKVASKILDLITAVMENPFEGIGKPEPLKYMDADIWSRRIDLEHRLVYRVENTKIDFLTCRYHYE
- a CDS encoding cytochrome P450 — encoded protein: MKLPNGPKIPAFIQQIRFIAFPMSLLEDCAKGYGDIFTLTFLNISIVIVSNAKALQKLLNDKEFTAPGDANKIIEPLVGSNSVITISGEKHRRQRQLLMPPFHGDRMRTYGETINNVTQEIISDWEVAKPFNVREAMQKVTLRVIMQAVFGLYKGKRAEDIENHIKEFLEAGGSPFGTMALFFPKLQRNLGSLTPWGSFVYHRDLADKLLYQEIDERRENPDDSRTDIMTMLMASKDEQGEAMTDEELRDELMTLLFAGHETTATALTWALYWIHKIPEVKQKLLAELDSLGENPDSNAILKLPYLNAVYCETLRIYPVALLTFRRDVESPVSLCGHELEPGTAVMGSIYSIHNDEKLYPEPKKFKPERFLERQYSPYEFIPYGGGARRCIGMALAQFEMKLILARILSDLDLDLITEGEVKPKRRGIVTGPNRPIQMVVKGKRMAKSRSLETVS